Proteins encoded together in one Bacillus sp. (in: firmicutes) window:
- the mef(A) gene encoding macrolide efflux MFS transporter Mef(A), which produces MEKYNKWKLKFYTIWAGQAVSLITSAILQMAIIFYLTEKTGSAMVLSMASLVGFLPYAVFGPAIGVLVDRHDRKKIMIGADLIIAAAGAVLAIVALYMELPVWMVMVVLFIRSIGTAFHTPALNAVTPLLVPEEQLTKCAGYSQSLQSISYIVSPAVAALLYSVWELNAIIAIDVLGAVIASITVAIVRIPKLGDQVQSLEPNFIREMKEGIVVLRQNKGLFALLLLGTLYTFIYMPINALFPLISMEYFNGTPVHISITEIAFASGMLAGGLLLGRLGSFEKRVLLITSSFFIMGASLAVSGILPPNGFVIFVVCCAIMGLSVPFYSGVQTALFQEKIKPEYLGRVFSLTGSIMSLAMPIGLILSGFFADRISVNHWFLLSGILIIGIAIVCPMITEIRKLDLK; this is translated from the coding sequence ATGGAAAAATACAACAAATGGAAACTTAAGTTTTATACAATATGGGCAGGGCAAGCAGTATCATTAATCACTAGTGCCATCCTGCAAATGGCGATTATTTTTTACCTTACAGAAAAAACAGGATCTGCGATGGTCTTGTCTATGGCTTCACTAGTAGGTTTTTTACCCTATGCGGTCTTTGGACCTGCCATTGGTGTGCTAGTGGATCGTCATGATAGGAAGAAGATAATGATTGGTGCTGATTTAATTATCGCAGCAGCTGGGGCAGTGCTTGCTATTGTTGCATTGTATATGGAGCTACCTGTCTGGATGGTTATGGTAGTATTGTTTATCCGTAGCATTGGAACAGCTTTTCATACCCCAGCACTCAATGCGGTTACGCCACTTTTAGTACCAGAAGAACAGCTGACGAAATGCGCAGGCTATAGTCAGTCTTTGCAGTCTATAAGCTATATTGTTAGTCCGGCAGTTGCAGCACTCCTATACTCCGTTTGGGAATTAAATGCTATTATTGCCATCGATGTATTGGGTGCTGTGATTGCATCTATTACGGTAGCAATTGTACGTATTCCTAAGCTGGGTGATCAAGTGCAAAGTTTGGAACCAAATTTCATAAGAGAAATGAAAGAAGGAATTGTCGTTCTGAGACAAAACAAAGGATTGTTTGCCTTATTACTCTTAGGAACACTATATACTTTTATTTATATGCCAATTAATGCACTATTTCCTTTAATAAGCATGGAATACTTTAATGGAACACCTGTGCATATTTCTATTACCGAAATTGCCTTTGCATCTGGAATGCTAGCAGGAGGCTTACTATTAGGAAGATTAGGGAGCTTCGAAAAGCGTGTATTACTAATAACAAGTTCATTTTTTATAATGGGGGCCAGTTTAGCCGTTTCAGGAATACTTCCTCCAAATGGATTTGTAATATTTGTAGTTTGCTGTGCAATAATGGGGCTTTCGGTGCCATTTTATAGCGGTGTGCAAACAGCTCTTTTTCAGGAGAAAATTAAGCCTGAATATTTAGGACGTGTATTTTCTTTGACCGGAAGTATCATGTCACTTGCTATGCCAATTGGGTTAATTCTTTCTGGGTTCTTTGCTGATAGAATCAGTGTAAATCATTGGTTTTTACTATCAGGGATTTTAATTATTGGCATTGCAATAGTTTGCCCGATGATAACTGAGATTAGGAAATTAGATTTAAAATAA